In Nilaparvata lugens isolate BPH chromosome 5, ASM1435652v1, whole genome shotgun sequence, the following proteins share a genomic window:
- the LOC111064583 gene encoding LOW QUALITY PROTEIN: histone H4 (The sequence of the model RefSeq protein was modified relative to this genomic sequence to represent the inferred CDS: inserted 2 bases in 1 codon), which produces MTGRGKGGKGLGXKRHRKVLRDNIQGITKPAIRRLARRGGVKRISGLIYEETRGVLKVFLENVIRDAVTYTEHAKRKTVTAMDVVYALKRQGRTLYGFGG; this is translated from the exons ATGACTGGTCGCGGCAAAGGAGGAAAAGGTCTGGG AAAGCGGCACAGGAAGGTGTTGAGAGACAACATCCAAGGTATCACCAAGCCGGCCATTCGTCGTCTGGCTCGCCGAGGCGGAGTGAAGCGTATCTCGGGTCTCATCTACGAAGAGACACGCGGTGTGCTGAAGGTATTCCTGGAGAACGTGATTCGTGACGCTGTCACCTACACAGAGCACGCCAAACGCAAGACTGTCACCGCTATGGATGTAGTCTACGCGTTGAAACGTCAGGGACGTACACTGTACGGATTCGGAGGTTAA